Proteins found in one Cellulomonas palmilytica genomic segment:
- a CDS encoding class I SAM-dependent methyltransferase has product MVDPGHFERHAAVYAGARPPYPDALWDELRRAGYLTPGRRVLELGAGTGQATGPLLAAGLGVTAVEPGPRLAERLRAAHPAATVVVARAEDVDHGEDTYDLAVAATSVHWLDLDVVLPAVHRALRPGGAFLVWRNVFGDRAVRTPFRARVEEVVARRTRPARPGPDAEDAAATVAALTRSGLFRADPVRTFRWSVDLDEDQVRRLFTTFSDWTPDEVEAVARAVRDLGGVVTEHYLSWLVALHPVRHGGIGRGRASFSQA; this is encoded by the coding sequence GTGGTCGATCCCGGGCACTTCGAGCGGCACGCCGCCGTGTACGCGGGCGCGCGCCCGCCGTACCCCGACGCGCTGTGGGACGAGCTGCGCCGCGCGGGGTACCTGACGCCCGGCCGGCGCGTGCTCGAGCTCGGCGCGGGGACGGGCCAGGCGACCGGTCCGCTGCTCGCGGCCGGGCTCGGCGTCACCGCCGTGGAGCCGGGCCCCCGCCTCGCCGAGCGGCTGCGTGCCGCGCACCCGGCCGCGACCGTCGTCGTCGCCCGTGCGGAGGACGTCGACCACGGCGAGGACACGTACGACCTCGCGGTGGCGGCGACGTCGGTGCACTGGCTCGACCTCGACGTGGTGCTGCCCGCCGTGCACCGGGCGCTGCGGCCGGGCGGGGCGTTCCTGGTGTGGCGCAACGTGTTCGGGGACCGCGCGGTCCGCACGCCCTTCCGGGCCCGCGTCGAGGAGGTCGTCGCGCGGCGCACCCGACCCGCGCGCCCTGGCCCGGACGCGGAGGACGCCGCGGCGACCGTCGCCGCGCTCACGCGCTCGGGGCTGTTCCGCGCCGACCCGGTGCGCACCTTCCGCTGGTCGGTCGACCTCGACGAGGACCAGGTGCGCCGCCTGTTCACGACGTTCAGCGACTGGACGCCCGACGAGGTCGAGGCCGTCGCGCGTGCGGTCCGCGACCTCGGCGGCGTCGTGACCGAGCACTACCTGTCCTGGCTGGTCGCGCTGCACCCGGTCCGGCACGGCGGAATCGGCCGGGGTCGCGCGTCGTTCTCCCAGGCGTGA
- a CDS encoding LLM class flavin-dependent oxidoreductase → MSDEQRVTFGLDTFGDVTTTTDGEPVPQHQVLRDVVEQGVAADDAGVDHFSVGEHHRDDFAVSAPDVVLAAIAARTRRVTLGSAVTVLSSDDPVRVYERFATLDGISGGRAEIQVGRGSFVESFPLFGYDLADYDDLFEEKLDLLVHLRSEGPVTWAGRTRAPLDGRRAWPTTARGELPVWVGVGGTPESVVRAARHGLPLMLAIIGGAPARFAPFVELYGRAVRELHGSSAVVPPVGVHSPGFVADSDEDAGDLLFPHFKANRDRIGAERGWPPMTRDDFEAEAASGALFVGSPDTVARRIAETVRTLGVQRFDLKYAHGPLPHEHLLRAVTLYGTEVAPRVRALLA, encoded by the coding sequence GTGAGCGACGAGCAGCGGGTGACGTTCGGGCTGGACACGTTCGGGGACGTCACGACGACGACCGACGGCGAGCCTGTGCCGCAGCACCAGGTGCTGCGCGACGTGGTCGAGCAGGGCGTGGCGGCCGACGACGCCGGCGTCGACCACTTCTCGGTGGGGGAGCACCACCGCGACGACTTCGCGGTGTCCGCGCCCGACGTGGTGCTCGCCGCGATCGCCGCCCGCACGCGGCGGGTCACGCTCGGCTCGGCGGTCACCGTGCTCTCGTCGGACGACCCCGTGCGCGTGTACGAGCGGTTCGCGACGCTCGACGGCATCTCGGGCGGGCGCGCGGAGATCCAGGTGGGGCGCGGCTCGTTCGTCGAGTCGTTCCCGCTGTTCGGGTACGACCTGGCCGACTACGACGACCTGTTCGAGGAGAAGCTCGACCTGCTGGTGCACCTGCGCTCCGAGGGCCCGGTCACCTGGGCCGGCCGCACGCGCGCACCGCTCGACGGGCGCCGCGCCTGGCCGACGACCGCGCGCGGCGAGCTCCCCGTGTGGGTCGGGGTCGGCGGCACGCCGGAGTCCGTGGTGCGCGCGGCCCGGCACGGGCTGCCGCTCATGCTCGCGATCATCGGCGGCGCGCCCGCGCGGTTCGCGCCGTTCGTCGAGCTGTACGGCCGCGCGGTGCGCGAGCTGCACGGGTCGTCCGCGGTCGTCCCGCCCGTGGGTGTGCACTCGCCCGGGTTCGTCGCGGACTCCGACGAGGACGCGGGCGACCTGCTGTTCCCGCACTTCAAGGCCAACCGGGACCGCATCGGCGCCGAGCGCGGCTGGCCGCCCATGACCCGCGACGACTTCGAGGCCGAGGCCGCCTCGGGCGCCCTGTTCGTCGGGTCGCCCGACACCGTGGCCCGGCGCATCGCGGAGACGGTGCGCACGCTCGGCGTGCAGCGCTTCGACCTCAAGTACGCGCACGGCCCCCTCCCGCACGAGCACCTCCTGCGCGCGGTCACGCTCTACGGCACCGAGGTCGCCCCGCGCGTCCGCGCCCTGCTGGCATGA
- a CDS encoding GatB/YqeY domain-containing protein, with protein MSTPTLDRLTADLTTAMKARDTERTSVLRQVIGAVRAEEKAGPAVKELTEDDVLAVLNREVKKRRESAQIYTDAGAADRAATETAEADAIETYLPARLSDDELAALVAAVVADLGASSMKDMGAVMKEATSRAGLAADGKKLSALVRTALTA; from the coding sequence ATGAGCACCCCGACCCTCGACCGACTGACCGCCGACCTGACGACCGCCATGAAGGCCCGCGACACCGAGCGCACGAGCGTGCTGCGCCAGGTGATCGGCGCCGTCCGGGCCGAGGAGAAGGCCGGCCCCGCGGTCAAGGAACTCACCGAGGACGACGTGCTCGCGGTGCTGAACCGCGAGGTCAAGAAGCGCCGCGAGTCCGCGCAGATCTACACCGACGCGGGCGCCGCGGACCGGGCCGCGACCGAGACGGCCGAGGCCGACGCGATCGAGACGTACCTGCCGGCGCGCCTGTCCGACGACGAGCTCGCGGCGCTGGTCGCGGCGGTCGTCGCGGACCTGGGCGCGAGCAGCATGAAGGACATGGGCGCGGTGATGAAGGAGGCCACGTCCCGCGCGGGCCTGGCCGCCGACGGCAAGAAGCTGTCCGCCCTGGTCCGCACGGCCCTGACCGCCTGA